The Acidobacteriota bacterium genome contains a region encoding:
- a CDS encoding HAD family hydrolase: MQRDSMRPAIFLDRDGTLNEDVGYLDRLERLRLFPWSLDAVRLLRRAGYAVVVVTNQGGVARGFVREAFVDEVRRVIDRRLEAIGERLDGHYQCPHEPHAPVAAYRRQCDCRKPLPGLVHRAVRDLDLDLERSYVVGDKWSDVALAHAAGARGVLVRTGYGRSQEQAPPAGLRADAVVDTLMDAASWVLRRPDARA; the protein is encoded by the coding sequence ATGCAGCGTGATTCGATGAGACCCGCGATTTTCCTCGATCGGGACGGGACGCTGAACGAGGACGTCGGCTACCTCGACCGCCTGGAGCGCCTGCGGCTGTTTCCGTGGAGCCTCGACGCGGTGCGCCTGCTGCGCCGCGCCGGGTACGCCGTCGTGGTGGTGACCAACCAGGGCGGGGTGGCGCGCGGCTTCGTGCGCGAGGCGTTCGTCGACGAGGTCCGGCGGGTCATCGACCGGCGCCTGGAGGCCATCGGCGAGCGTCTGGACGGGCACTACCAGTGCCCCCACGAGCCGCACGCGCCGGTCGCGGCGTACCGCCGGCAGTGCGACTGCCGCAAGCCGCTGCCGGGGCTCGTCCACCGCGCGGTCCGCGATCTCGACCTCGACCTGGAGCGCTCCTACGTCGTCGGCGACAAGTGGAGCGACGTGGCCCTGGCGCACGCTGCCGGCGCGCGCGGCGTCCTGGTCAGGACCGGCTACGGCCGGAGCCAGGAGCAGGCGCCGCCGGCGGGCCTCCGGGCCGACGCCGTCGTCGACACGCTGATGGACGCGGCGAGCTGGGTCCTGCGGCGCCCGGACGCGCGAGCCTGA